One genomic segment of Streptomyces sp. RerS4 includes these proteins:
- a CDS encoding GNAT family N-acetyltransferase, which produces MDHDELLKVRDHYDALMRRDAVPDAANARVERVGRVVRQTVTGLGWNGVLWSDLDEETADAEIAAQVAYFGARRGEEGGAEFEWKLYSHDRPADLGDRLRAAGFEPEPPETLMVARTSDLAALPVEPPEGITLRVVRDEAGVDLMMDVHHRAFGTERPRIRQQMLSLLRDEPETIEAVVAMAGEVPVSAARMEMRPGSPFAGLWGGGTAPQWRGRGIYRLLVAHRARVAAERGIPYLQVDASDDSRPILERLGFGVLGVTIPYVRQLPGA; this is translated from the coding sequence ATGGATCATGACGAGCTCTTGAAGGTCCGTGACCACTACGACGCCCTGATGCGGCGGGACGCGGTTCCCGACGCCGCGAACGCGCGCGTGGAGCGGGTGGGCCGGGTGGTACGCCAGACCGTGACCGGGCTCGGCTGGAACGGCGTGCTCTGGTCCGACCTCGACGAGGAGACGGCGGACGCGGAGATCGCGGCGCAGGTGGCGTACTTCGGGGCGCGCCGAGGCGAGGAGGGCGGCGCGGAGTTCGAGTGGAAGCTGTACTCCCACGACCGCCCGGCCGACCTCGGGGACCGGCTGCGCGCGGCGGGCTTCGAGCCGGAGCCGCCCGAGACGCTGATGGTCGCGCGGACGTCCGACCTGGCCGCCCTGCCGGTGGAGCCGCCGGAGGGGATCACCCTGCGGGTGGTCCGGGACGAGGCCGGGGTGGACCTGATGATGGACGTCCACCACAGGGCCTTCGGCACGGAGCGGCCCCGGATCCGGCAGCAGATGCTCAGCCTGCTGCGCGACGAGCCGGAGACCATCGAGGCCGTGGTCGCGATGGCCGGGGAGGTCCCGGTGAGCGCGGCCCGCATGGAGATGCGGCCGGGCAGCCCCTTCGCCGGGCTGTGGGGCGGCGGCACGGCCCCGCAGTGGCGCGGTCGCGGCATCTACCGCCTGCTGGTGGCCCACCGGGCCCGCGTGGCGGCCGAGCGGGGGATCCCGTACCTCCAGGTGGACGCGTCGGACGACAGCCGGCCCATCCTGGAGCGGCTGGGCTTCGGCGTGCTGGGCGTCACGATCCCGTACGTCCGGCAGCTGCCGGGCGCCTGA
- a CDS encoding signal peptidase I, translating to MNDDTPIHTGKATPDAAADRGWLLGHFKAPGDPRHSEDVEIKWGVHPKGEERERWVTGEQRTALQVLISGRFRLEFPDRTVVLAEQGDYVVWGRGVDHSWYAEEDTVVLTVRWPSVPGYRADQPL from the coding sequence GTGAACGATGACACCCCCATCCACACCGGCAAGGCCACCCCAGACGCCGCCGCCGACCGGGGCTGGCTCCTCGGCCACTTCAAGGCCCCCGGCGATCCCCGCCACAGCGAGGACGTGGAGATCAAGTGGGGCGTCCACCCCAAAGGCGAGGAACGCGAGCGCTGGGTGACCGGCGAGCAGCGCACCGCGCTCCAGGTGCTCATCAGCGGCCGCTTCCGGCTGGAGTTCCCCGACCGCACCGTCGTCCTCGCCGAACAGGGCGACTACGTCGTCTGGGGACGCGGCGTCGACCACTCCTGGTACGCCGAGGAGGACACGGTCGTCCTCACCGTCCGCTGGCCCTCCGTCCCCGGGTACCGGGCTGATCAGCCCCTGTGA
- a CDS encoding MMPL family transporter, with amino-acid sequence MAAIARWCMRHRLVTVLIWLLALGATAATATAAGSAFSNDYEVPGTESSKAHALLRDGFHGQGGDTDTIVWRTPEHQTARTPDVERRMTRALEEVAALPGVGSVSGPYDPGPAGAAQISRDGRTAYAVVTFDRPADAVPKEQAKAVVDAARNPTTRADGLQVELGGRAIGLTEAPSAHLAEVIGVAIAALVLFLAFGSLAASLLPIATALVSVGSAYFGITLLGHAMPVADFAPMLGTLVGLGVGIDYALFIVTRHRKGLARGLTVEEAAESAVATTGRAVVFAGATVCIALLGMLVLRLNFLGGVATAASLTVILTVAASVTLLPALLSYIGTRALSRRERRRLAAEGPRPETPTGFAARWSAFVERRPKLLGLLATAVMVVLALPTFFLHLGTSDQGNNPAGSTTRKAYDLLADGFGPGVNGPLTVVARLDGAGDRVAVDRLAEALRTTDGVASAGPAVFNRSGDTAVLTVVPESAPQSRATSELVDRLREQVIPPLTRGGPEQVHVGGVTAGYDDFAEVIIGKLPLFVGVVIALGCVLLLLAFRSLGIPLKAAAMNVAAVASSFGVVVAVFQWGWGSEPLGLGSAGPIEPFLPVIMVSVLFGLSMDYQVFLVSRMYEEWLETGDNKRAVRVGLAETSRVINSAAVIMISVFLAFVLSGDRIIAMFGIALAVAVALDAFVLRTLLVPALMHLLGGANWWIPRWLDRRLPRISIEPPERRPAPPLPAPRPATDQAEAAPASR; translated from the coding sequence TTGGCAGCAATCGCACGGTGGTGCATGCGGCATCGACTCGTCACCGTCCTGATCTGGTTGCTCGCCCTCGGCGCCACAGCCGCGACGGCCACCGCCGCCGGCAGCGCGTTCTCCAACGACTACGAGGTCCCCGGCACCGAGTCCAGCAAGGCCCACGCCCTGCTGCGCGACGGCTTCCACGGCCAGGGCGGCGACACCGACACCATCGTGTGGCGGACCCCGGAGCACCAGACGGCGCGCACCCCCGACGTGGAACGGCGCATGACCCGGGCCCTGGAAGAGGTCGCCGCCCTCCCCGGCGTCGGCAGCGTCAGCGGCCCCTACGACCCGGGCCCCGCCGGCGCCGCGCAGATCAGCCGCGACGGGCGCACCGCCTACGCCGTCGTCACCTTCGACCGGCCGGCCGACGCCGTCCCCAAGGAACAGGCCAAAGCCGTCGTCGACGCGGCCCGCAACCCCACCACCCGGGCCGACGGCCTCCAGGTCGAACTCGGCGGCCGCGCGATCGGCCTGACCGAGGCACCCAGCGCCCACCTCGCCGAGGTCATCGGCGTGGCCATCGCCGCCCTCGTCCTCTTCCTGGCCTTCGGCTCGCTCGCCGCGAGCCTGCTGCCCATCGCGACCGCGCTCGTCAGCGTCGGCAGCGCCTACTTCGGCATCACCCTCCTCGGGCACGCCATGCCCGTCGCCGACTTCGCCCCGATGCTCGGCACCCTCGTCGGCCTCGGCGTCGGCATCGACTACGCCCTCTTCATCGTCACCCGGCACCGCAAGGGCCTGGCCCGGGGGCTGACGGTCGAGGAGGCCGCCGAGAGCGCCGTCGCCACCACCGGTCGGGCCGTCGTCTTCGCCGGAGCCACCGTCTGCATCGCCCTGCTCGGCATGCTGGTCCTGCGGTTGAACTTCCTGGGCGGCGTCGCGACAGCCGCCTCCCTCACCGTCATCCTGACCGTGGCCGCCTCGGTGACCCTCCTGCCGGCCCTGCTCTCGTACATCGGCACGCGCGCCCTCTCGCGTCGGGAACGCCGCCGGCTCGCCGCCGAAGGCCCCCGGCCCGAGACCCCGACCGGGTTCGCCGCCCGCTGGTCGGCCTTCGTGGAACGCCGGCCCAAGCTGCTCGGACTCCTCGCCACCGCCGTCATGGTGGTGCTCGCGCTGCCCACCTTCTTCCTCCACCTCGGCACCTCCGACCAGGGCAACAACCCGGCCGGCTCCACCACCCGCAAGGCCTACGACCTGCTCGCCGACGGCTTCGGACCGGGCGTGAACGGCCCGCTCACCGTCGTGGCCCGCCTCGACGGCGCCGGCGACCGCGTCGCCGTCGACCGGCTCGCCGAAGCGCTGCGCACCACCGACGGCGTCGCCTCCGCCGGCCCCGCCGTCTTCAACCGCAGCGGGGACACCGCCGTCCTGACCGTCGTCCCGGAGTCGGCGCCGCAGTCCCGGGCCACGAGCGAACTGGTCGACCGGTTGCGCGAACAGGTCATCCCGCCCCTCACCCGGGGCGGTCCCGAGCAGGTCCACGTCGGTGGCGTGACGGCCGGCTACGACGACTTCGCCGAGGTGATCATCGGCAAGCTGCCGCTGTTCGTCGGGGTGGTCATCGCCCTCGGCTGTGTCCTGCTGCTGTTGGCGTTCCGTTCCCTCGGCATCCCGCTCAAGGCCGCCGCCATGAACGTCGCCGCCGTCGCCTCGTCCTTCGGCGTGGTCGTCGCGGTCTTCCAGTGGGGCTGGGGGAGCGAACCCCTGGGACTGGGCAGCGCGGGCCCGATCGAACCCTTCCTCCCGGTCATCATGGTCTCGGTGCTCTTCGGGCTGTCCATGGACTACCAGGTCTTCCTGGTCAGCCGGATGTACGAGGAGTGGTTGGAGACCGGCGACAACAAGCGGGCCGTCCGCGTCGGCCTCGCCGAGACCAGCCGCGTGATCAACTCGGCGGCCGTCATCATGATCTCCGTGTTCCTGGCCTTCGTCCTCAGCGGGGACCGGATCATCGCGATGTTCGGGATCGCGCTGGCCGTGGCCGTGGCCCTCGACGCCTTCGTCCTGCGGACCCTGCTCGTACCCGCCCTCATGCACCTGCTCGGCGGGGCGAACTGGTGGATCCCCCGCTGGCTGGACCGCAGGCTGCCCCGCATCAGCATCGAACCCCCGGAGCGCCGCCCCGCCCCGCCGCTCCCGGCGCCCCGGCCGGCCACCGACCAGGCGGAAGCAGCCCCGGCGTCCCGCTGA
- a CDS encoding LuxR family transcriptional regulator, with protein MLGGVETRSVSPVFVGRADELAVLLDALTRAADGEPQALLIGGEAGVGKTRLTEEFLCEADRRGAVVAVGGCVEIGAEGLPFAPFSTALRALLRRLPDQLAAAAAGQEDELARILPELGETPRGPHDEESTARLFELTARMLERLAADRTVVLVLEDLHWADTSTRHLLAYLLRTLGSGRLVVVATYRADDIHRRHPLRPLLAELDRLRTVRRIELSRFNRAEVRRQLAGILASQPEESFVDSVFDRSDGNAFFVEELVASRESGCRTGLTESLRDLLLVRVEVLPDAAQRVVRTVAEGGSTVEYPLLRAVARLGEDELIEALRAAVGANILLATADGDGYRFRHSLVREAVSDDLLPGERARVNRRYAEAMEEDESLVRAEERVIRLANYWYAANDPAKALPAVLAASVTARRRHAYSEQLSLLERALDLWESVPGEVHASLRPVDYTEAYPHCGRDPESSLHRIDLLAEATVAARFGGERERALKLTKLALRMLEDDGGGPLRAAWFWIERSRLVAGLGRGDGWTEIATAQDLVKGLPPSEVHADVLVRAAGWGMLHQPGPDNMAAAQRAVEYARMVGAEETELNARITVASLLTDVGDPEGGLTEFHAVIARAAELGLVVIAGRAHINLSSQLEALGRSQEAVEAAEQGVELIGRARLLDTEAWVRGNLAESLYSLGRWDEAAEAARRTLHVGQSAATRGAGAARLAYLALARGELTEAAQQLAAAHAHFGDHDSQPQHRLPLYRLAIGVAEGEGRIADVRAETADAIAYGFALGQHRYAWPLLLASASAEADARGLPTADAGRAAALEALRTAARTLATPVPVWTAHAEYLRAELLRAEARDTIADWTAVEAAVRPLDRPYLLARARHRLAEAMLAGGGDREAAAHLLRDAHATADRLGSRRLGEDLALLAQRARLPLLPDADRPTAPVPESDPAEALGLTGREREVLCLVAAGSTNRQIAEELFISPKTASVHVSNILAKLGVAGRGEAAALAHRLRLFTPLGPQPPASAGSRQPTRDRGAQAVPS; from the coding sequence ATGCTCGGCGGCGTGGAGACCAGATCTGTCAGCCCGGTGTTCGTCGGCCGAGCCGACGAACTGGCCGTACTCCTCGACGCCCTGACCCGCGCGGCGGACGGGGAACCGCAGGCCCTGCTCATCGGGGGAGAGGCCGGGGTCGGCAAGACCCGGCTCACCGAGGAGTTCCTGTGCGAGGCCGACCGCCGCGGCGCGGTCGTCGCCGTCGGAGGCTGTGTGGAGATCGGGGCGGAGGGACTTCCCTTCGCCCCCTTCTCGACCGCCCTGCGCGCCCTGCTCCGCCGCCTCCCCGACCAGCTCGCGGCAGCCGCGGCCGGCCAGGAGGACGAACTCGCCCGCATCCTCCCCGAACTCGGCGAGACCCCGCGCGGCCCCCACGATGAGGAGAGCACCGCCCGGCTCTTCGAACTGACGGCCCGGATGCTGGAACGGCTCGCCGCCGACCGCACCGTCGTCCTCGTCCTGGAAGACCTCCACTGGGCGGACACCTCCACCCGGCACCTGCTCGCCTACCTCCTGCGCACCCTCGGCAGCGGCCGCCTCGTCGTCGTCGCCACCTACCGGGCCGACGACATCCACCGCCGCCACCCGCTGCGCCCCCTGCTCGCCGAACTCGACCGGCTCCGCACCGTCCGGCGCATCGAACTGTCCCGCTTCAACCGGGCCGAGGTACGCCGCCAACTCGCCGGGATCCTCGCCTCGCAGCCCGAGGAATCCTTCGTCGACTCCGTCTTCGACCGCTCCGACGGCAACGCCTTCTTCGTCGAGGAACTCGTCGCCTCCCGGGAGAGCGGCTGCCGCACCGGCCTCACCGAATCCCTGCGCGACCTGCTCCTCGTCCGCGTCGAGGTGCTTCCCGACGCCGCCCAGCGCGTCGTGCGCACCGTCGCCGAGGGCGGCTCCACCGTCGAGTACCCGCTGCTGCGCGCCGTCGCCCGGCTCGGCGAGGACGAACTGATCGAGGCGCTGCGGGCCGCCGTGGGCGCCAACATCCTCCTCGCCACCGCGGACGGCGACGGCTACCGCTTCCGCCACTCCCTCGTTCGCGAGGCCGTCAGCGACGACCTGCTGCCGGGCGAGCGCGCCCGCGTCAACCGCCGCTACGCCGAGGCCATGGAGGAAGACGAGTCCCTCGTCCGCGCAGAGGAGCGGGTCATCCGGCTGGCCAACTACTGGTACGCCGCCAACGACCCCGCCAAGGCGCTGCCCGCCGTCCTCGCGGCTTCCGTGACCGCCCGCCGCCGGCACGCCTACTCCGAACAGCTGAGCCTGCTGGAACGCGCCCTGGACCTGTGGGAGAGCGTCCCGGGTGAGGTCCACGCGAGCCTGCGCCCGGTGGACTACACCGAGGCGTACCCGCACTGCGGCCGCGACCCCGAGAGCTCGCTCCACCGCATCGACCTGCTGGCCGAGGCCACCGTCGCCGCCCGCTTCGGCGGCGAACGCGAACGCGCCCTCAAACTCACCAAGCTCGCCCTGCGCATGCTGGAAGACGACGGCGGAGGCCCGCTGCGCGCCGCCTGGTTCTGGATCGAACGCTCCCGCCTGGTCGCCGGCCTCGGCCGCGGCGACGGCTGGACGGAGATCGCCACCGCGCAGGACCTGGTCAAGGGACTGCCCCCGTCCGAGGTGCACGCCGACGTCCTCGTCCGCGCGGCCGGCTGGGGCATGCTCCACCAGCCGGGCCCCGACAACATGGCCGCCGCCCAACGCGCCGTCGAGTACGCGCGGATGGTCGGCGCGGAGGAGACCGAACTCAACGCCCGGATCACCGTGGCCAGTCTGCTCACGGACGTCGGCGACCCGGAGGGCGGCCTGACCGAATTCCACGCCGTGATCGCACGGGCGGCCGAACTCGGACTCGTCGTGATAGCGGGACGCGCTCACATCAACCTCAGCTCTCAACTCGAAGCATTGGGCCGGTCCCAAGAAGCCGTGGAAGCGGCCGAACAAGGGGTCGAACTCATCGGCAGGGCCCGACTGCTGGACACCGAGGCCTGGGTCCGCGGCAACCTGGCCGAGAGCCTCTACAGCCTCGGCCGCTGGGACGAGGCGGCCGAGGCGGCCCGACGCACCCTGCACGTCGGCCAGAGCGCCGCGACCCGGGGCGCCGGCGCCGCCCGCCTGGCCTACCTGGCCCTGGCCCGCGGCGAACTCACCGAGGCCGCCCAGCAACTCGCCGCCGCCCACGCCCACTTCGGCGACCACGACAGCCAGCCCCAGCACCGGCTGCCGCTGTACCGCCTCGCCATCGGCGTCGCCGAGGGAGAGGGCCGCATCGCCGACGTCCGCGCCGAGACCGCCGACGCCATCGCCTACGGCTTCGCCCTCGGCCAACACCGCTACGCGTGGCCCCTGCTGCTGGCCTCCGCCTCGGCCGAGGCCGACGCCCGGGGCCTGCCCACCGCCGACGCCGGCCGCGCCGCCGCCCTGGAGGCACTGCGCACCGCCGCCCGCACCCTGGCGACCCCGGTCCCGGTGTGGACGGCCCACGCCGAGTACCTACGGGCCGAACTGCTCCGCGCCGAGGCCCGCGACACCATCGCCGACTGGACCGCCGTCGAGGCGGCCGTCCGCCCCCTGGACCGCCCCTACCTGCTGGCGCGGGCCCGCCACCGGCTGGCAGAGGCCATGCTCGCCGGCGGCGGCGACCGCGAAGCGGCGGCGCACCTGCTCCGAGACGCCCACGCCACCGCCGACCGGCTCGGCTCCCGCCGGTTGGGCGAGGACCTGGCACTCCTCGCCCAACGCGCCCGGCTCCCGCTGCTCCCCGACGCCGACCGCCCGACCGCGCCCGTGCCGGAATCGGACCCGGCCGAGGCCCTGGGCCTGACCGGTCGCGAGCGGGAGGTCCTGTGCCTGGTCGCGGCGGGCAGCACCAACCGTCAGATCGCGGAGGAACTCTTCATCTCCCCGAAGACGGCCAGCGTCCACGTTTCGAACATCCTGGCCAAGCTGGGTGTCGCCGGCCGCGGCGAGGCGGCCGCCCTCGCCCACCGCCTGCGCCTGTTCACCCCCCTCGGCCCACAGCCCCCCGCCTCCGCCGGAAGCCGGCAGCCGACCCGAGACCGGGGCGCCCAGGCAGTGCCGTCCTAG
- a CDS encoding PQQ-dependent sugar dehydrogenase, giving the protein MRYGERYAERYGERYGAWRAGRRGGPAVLAVAGCFALLVTGCSAGGAGAGPSGSPPGSPPPGAASPAASGTAGAARAPAPPAKGSVTVAGEVAKGLESPWGVAPLPGGDLLVASRDKGTVSRIAAGSGAVTQIGRVPGVAPGGEGGLLGLALSPNFASDRLVYVYFTTESDNRVARLRYDEQRAPGQQLGAPDTVLRGIPKGFIHNGGRIAFGPDKMLYVGTGETGDKGLAQDPKSLGGKILRMTPDGRPVHGNPEADSVVYSIGHRNVQGLAWDKDKRLWAAEFGQNTWDELNVIEPGGNYGWPEVEGKGGRAGFRDPVAVWKPDEASPSGIAWAQGSIWLAGLKGERLWRVPLNGTAPVAEPEAFLEGRYGRLRTVVPLDGDRMLLVTSETDGRGSPQEGDDRILTLTVR; this is encoded by the coding sequence ATGCGGTACGGAGAGCGGTACGCGGAGCGGTACGGAGAGCGGTACGGGGCTTGGCGCGCGGGGCGCCGGGGCGGTCCGGCGGTGCTCGCGGTGGCGGGGTGCTTCGCCCTGCTGGTGACGGGGTGCTCGGCCGGCGGCGCCGGGGCGGGGCCGAGCGGTTCCCCGCCGGGTTCACCCCCTCCCGGGGCGGCGTCCCCGGCCGCGTCGGGAACGGCGGGTGCCGCGCGGGCGCCGGCGCCGCCCGCCAAGGGGTCGGTGACGGTGGCCGGGGAGGTCGCCAAGGGGCTGGAGTCCCCGTGGGGAGTGGCGCCGCTGCCCGGAGGGGACCTGCTGGTCGCCTCGCGAGACAAGGGCACCGTCAGCCGGATCGCGGCGGGCTCCGGGGCGGTCACGCAGATCGGCAGGGTGCCCGGGGTGGCGCCGGGCGGGGAGGGCGGGCTGCTCGGCCTGGCGCTCTCGCCGAACTTCGCCTCGGACCGCCTCGTGTACGTGTACTTCACGACCGAGTCCGACAACCGCGTCGCCCGCCTGCGCTATGACGAACAGCGGGCTCCCGGGCAGCAACTGGGCGCCCCGGACACGGTGTTGCGGGGCATCCCCAAGGGATTCATCCACAACGGCGGCCGGATCGCCTTCGGCCCGGACAAGATGCTCTACGTCGGGACGGGCGAGACCGGTGACAAGGGGCTGGCGCAGGATCCGAAGTCCCTGGGCGGGAAGATCCTGCGGATGACCCCGGACGGCCGGCCGGTGCACGGCAATCCGGAGGCGGATTCCGTCGTCTACTCGATCGGGCACCGCAATGTGCAGGGGCTGGCCTGGGACAAGGACAAGCGCCTGTGGGCGGCGGAGTTCGGACAGAACACGTGGGACGAGCTCAACGTCATCGAGCCCGGCGGCAACTACGGCTGGCCCGAGGTGGAGGGGAAGGGCGGCAGAGCCGGTTTCCGTGATCCGGTCGCCGTCTGGAAGCCGGACGAGGCCTCGCCGAGCGGGATCGCCTGGGCCCAGGGGTCGATCTGGCTGGCCGGCCTGAAGGGCGAGCGCCTGTGGCGGGTGCCGCTGAACGGGACGGCGCCGGTGGCGGAGCCGGAGGCCTTCCTGGAGGGCAGGTACGGGCGGCTGCGCACGGTGGTGCCGCTCGACGGCGACCGGATGCTGCTGGTCACGAGCGAGACGGACGGGCGCGGATCGCCGCAGGAGGGCGACGACAGGATCCTGACCTTGACCGTGCGCTGA
- a CDS encoding aldo/keto reductase, with translation MERRSIGAGPLTVGAIGLGCMPMSWAYAPSRRRGEESLRTVHRALDLGANLLDTADLYGPFTNELVVGRVLRERRAEAFVSAKVGLRAGEQHVVADGRPGYVRRACDASLRRLRTDVIDLYQLHRVDPEVPVEETWGAMAELVGAGKVRALGFCALGAGAGPGAGRRGDRAYRSTLRQLERVQQVFPVTAVQAELSVWSPEAAWQLLPWCAARGVGMLAAMPLGSGFLTGTLTPGQGFEEADVRARHPRFTADAMASNQVLVAGLRRVARRHGPQVTAAQVALAWVLAQGPHVVPVPGAERAGWAEENARAAEVRLSGADLAEIAGLPPAVGAWD, from the coding sequence GTGGAGCGCAGGTCGATCGGGGCGGGACCGCTGACGGTGGGGGCCATCGGGCTCGGCTGCATGCCGATGAGCTGGGCCTACGCACCGTCCCGCCGGCGCGGCGAGGAGTCGCTGCGTACCGTGCACCGGGCGCTGGACCTGGGGGCGAACCTGCTGGACACGGCCGACCTGTACGGCCCGTTCACCAACGAGCTGGTGGTGGGGCGGGTGCTCCGGGAGCGGCGGGCCGAGGCCTTCGTCTCCGCCAAGGTGGGGCTGCGGGCGGGTGAGCAGCACGTGGTGGCCGACGGGCGGCCGGGGTACGTACGGCGGGCCTGTGACGCCTCGCTGCGGCGGCTGCGGACCGACGTGATCGACCTGTACCAGTTGCACCGGGTCGATCCGGAGGTGCCGGTGGAGGAGACCTGGGGGGCCATGGCGGAGCTGGTGGGGGCGGGGAAGGTGCGGGCCCTCGGGTTCTGCGCGCTGGGCGCGGGGGCCGGGCCGGGGGCGGGGCGGCGGGGGGACCGGGCGTACCGGTCGACGCTGCGGCAGCTGGAGCGGGTGCAGCAGGTGTTCCCGGTGACGGCGGTGCAGGCCGAGCTGTCGGTGTGGTCACCGGAGGCGGCGTGGCAGTTGCTGCCCTGGTGCGCGGCGCGGGGGGTGGGGATGTTGGCGGCGATGCCGCTGGGGAGCGGGTTCCTGACCGGGACGCTGACGCCGGGGCAGGGGTTCGAGGAGGCCGACGTGCGGGCGCGGCACCCGAGGTTCACGGCGGACGCGATGGCCTCGAACCAGGTGCTGGTGGCGGGGCTTCGGCGGGTGGCGCGGCGGCACGGGCCGCAGGTCACGGCGGCGCAGGTGGCGCTGGCGTGGGTCCTGGCGCAGGGGCCGCACGTGGTGCCGGTTCCGGGGGCGGAGCGGGCCGGCTGGGCGGAGGAGAACGCGCGGGCGGCGGAGGTGCGGCTCTCGGGGGCGGATCTGGCGGAGATAGCGGGGCTCCCGCCGGCGGTGGGAGCCTGGGACTGA
- a CDS encoding 2-hydroxyacid dehydrogenase, producing the protein MTVTTGDVWLPFPAGEIDGLPDSFRYRQWDGEDAFPADPADCVFYVTPYMKSQAVTVRPLPRMPALQVVQTLTAGIDHVLAGLADLRPGVRLCNARGVHEASTAELALTLILASLRGIPRMVRGQDREEWHGGFYEALADRSVLIVGYGSIGAAVEDRLAPFECARITRVARSARTAPHGPVHALADLPALLPDADVVILCTPLTEDTRGLAGSDFLGRMKDGALLVNVARGPVVDTAALLAELESGRLHAALDVTDPEPLPVGHPLWHAPNVLITPHVGGSSSAFEPRAKRLVARQLARFAAGQPVDNTVLITG; encoded by the coding sequence ATGACCGTAACGACCGGGGACGTCTGGCTCCCCTTCCCCGCGGGCGAGATCGACGGTCTCCCCGATTCCTTCCGCTACCGGCAGTGGGACGGCGAGGACGCCTTCCCGGCCGACCCGGCCGACTGCGTCTTCTACGTCACGCCGTACATGAAGTCCCAGGCCGTGACCGTTCGCCCGCTCCCGCGGATGCCGGCCCTCCAGGTCGTCCAGACCCTCACCGCGGGCATCGACCACGTCCTGGCCGGCCTCGCCGACCTGCGCCCCGGCGTCCGCCTGTGCAACGCCCGGGGCGTCCACGAGGCCAGCACCGCCGAACTCGCCCTCACCCTGATCCTCGCCTCGCTGCGCGGCATCCCGCGCATGGTGCGCGGCCAGGACCGCGAGGAGTGGCACGGCGGCTTCTACGAGGCCCTCGCCGACCGGTCCGTCCTGATCGTCGGCTACGGATCGATCGGCGCGGCGGTCGAGGACCGCCTCGCCCCCTTCGAGTGCGCACGGATCACCCGCGTCGCACGCTCGGCGCGCACCGCCCCCCACGGCCCCGTGCACGCCCTGGCCGACCTGCCCGCACTCCTCCCGGACGCGGACGTGGTGATCCTGTGCACCCCGCTGACCGAGGACACCCGGGGTCTGGCCGGATCCGACTTCCTCGGACGGATGAAGGACGGCGCCCTGTTGGTGAACGTCGCGCGCGGCCCCGTCGTCGACACCGCCGCCCTGCTCGCGGAGTTGGAGTCCGGCCGGCTGCACGCCGCACTGGACGTCACGGACCCGGAACCGCTGCCCGTCGGCCATCCCCTCTGGCATGCTCCGAATGTCTTGATCACCCCTCATGTGGGTGGCAGCAGTTCCGCGTTCGAGCCACGGGCGAAGCGTCTCGTGGCCCGCCAACTCGCCCGGTTCGCCGCTGGGCAACCGGTGGACAACACCGTGCTGATCACCGGCTGA